A portion of the Calliphora vicina chromosome 5, idCalVici1.1, whole genome shotgun sequence genome contains these proteins:
- the phtf gene encoding protein phtf, whose translation MILDEIVSWYQKKIGTYDKEPWEKTVEQKILDGFSSVTLKTAKLKTELIDVDLVRGSTFPKAKPKQTLLTVIRLAVLRYLLLPLYAQWWVKQTSPNAFGLLLFLYITQMINWAVYTFNVNRLEPNNDGNVLIKTNATQVPNVTDDGVAEKSSDTEHIVSLSELLIPMVLSLFLSLIHSQIVATNIAQSGSKSKRRRYSNTSQNGKHSKEPKLRRRKKLVKLRNHDLLENTANKSISLKKYSAGSTEILTKSNSEISSNASTNTSTTILSGKRSNLTPSPTTHDGFPSQSSRISRTTSSCTPPPPLTQTTYSNNLKLDLVDVLCKHSNSEDLLHLDNDTECSIRKRNVNWQSPIHKYATTTTTRATQEKQQQTSPQSISTTSSTHTSHVGENSSISSDSTSVSPTKTVRIDECVQEFYDDLISRTLEPTTKSSPNSSGTAVGTDGGGNNVSNTRRAVGEDDGFESLNGKSSSGEDTNASPQVTKNQLRLRLNILDNHQRVLHLNEPLQQSATSICIRRKGPHVMTTENLDYKTTKQMNSGKSRNISSEETEEEGDDGELISSPASPGNVSNYNECTTSATEWLGITTNSEDCSYSSEYDNSDNYKSNQYSDDNGCDLDFTPTVLLNPHGTSDRISCTIWDQREIKKAQMSVLEISSCIIDNVESMPETNDYIYIGIFFSLLLSLIPCFCRLCEVTLDAENPSEINYFDLPMMLWEKASFSFMAIFRFAFGHSPWERTVLVIGLIQRICLTLVLFMIFAVAERTFKQRFLYAKLFSHLTSSRRARKSNLPHFRLNKVRNIKTWLSVRSYLKKRGPQRSVDIIVSAAFIITLLLLAFLSVEWLKDSVHLHSHLNLEALMWSTTIGIFLLRFMTLGNKIHHKYRSVSVLITEQINLYLQIEKKPKKKDELMVSNSVLKLASDLLKELETPFKISGLSANPYLFTTIKVVILSALSGVLSEMLGFKLKLHKIKIK comes from the exons ATGATATTGGATGAAATTGTGTCATG GTATCAGAAAAAGATTGGCACTTATGATAAGGAACCCTGGGAAAAGACAGTTGAGCAAAAGATACTGGATGGTTTCAGCAGTGTGACATTGAaaactgcaaaattaaaaaccgaacTAATTGATGTGGATTTAGTTAGAG GTTCTACATTTCCCAAAGCAAAACCTAAACAAACACTTTTAACTGTTATACGTTTGGCTGTATTGCGCTACTTACTTTTACCACTGTACGCACAATGGTGGGTGAAACAAACGTCTCCAAATGCCTTTGGCCTGCTTCTGTTTCTTTATATAACACAAATGATCAACTGGGCCGTTTATACGTTCAATGTCAATCGCTTGGAACCAAATAATGATggaaatgttttaattaaaacaaatgcaACACAAGTGCCGAATGTCACTGATGACGGTGTCGCAGAAAAATCATCAGATACTGAG CACATTGTTTCTCTATCGGAGCTTTTAATACCAATGGTTTTAAGCCTTTTCCTTAGCTTAATACATTCTCAGATTGTGGCTACAAATATAGCTCAAAGTGGCTCCAAAAGTAAAAGAAGACGTTATTCAAATACCAGTCAAAATGGTAAGCATTCTAAAGAGCCAAAATTACGTAGGCGTAAAAAGCTGGTCAA GCTACGTAATCACGATTTACTTGAAAACACGGCAAATAAATCGATATCACTTAAAAAATACTCTGCTGGAAGCACAGAGATTTTAACTAAATCAAACTCAGAGATTTCCTCTAACGCCTCTACCAATACTTCTACCACAATACTCTCGGGTAAACGTTCCAATCTCACTCCGTCTCCAACAACTCACGATGGCTTTCCTTCACAATCATCGCGCATTTCGCGAACTACATCATCATGCACACCACCCCCGCCTTTAACTCAAACAACTTATAGTAATAACTTGAAATTAGATCTCGTTGACGTCCTGTGCAAACATTCAAATTCTGAAGATCTTCTGCATTTAGACAACGACACTGAATGTTCGATTAGAAAACGCAATGTTAATTGGCAATCACCCATTCACAAATAtgcgacaacaacaacaacgagaGCAACACAAgaaaaacaacagcaaacatCTCCCCAATCCATATCCACAACTAGCAGCACACATACATCGCATGTCGGAGAAAATTCTAGCATTTCATCTGATAGTACGAGTGTCTCACCTACTAAAACTGTTCGTATCGATGAATGCGTACAAGAATTCTACGATGATCTAATCAGTCGTACATTGGAACCCACAACAAAAAGCTCACCAAATTCGAGTGGGACTGCAGTTGGTACAGATGGTGGCGGCAATAATGTTTCGAATACAAGACGTGCTGTTGGTGAAGATGATGGATTCGAAAGTCTAAATGGTAAAAGTTCGAGTGGCGAGGATACAAATGCTTCACCCCAGGTAACAAAGAATCAATTACGATTACGTTTAAACATTTTGGACAATCATCAACGTGTACTACACTTGAATGag cctTTGCAACAAAGTGCCACTTCCATTTGTATTCGTCGAAAAGGACCTCATGTAATGACAACAGAAAATCTGGATTATAAGACAACGAAACAAATGAATAGTGGGAAGTCACGTAACATCAGTAGCGAAGAAACTGAGGAGGAGGGTGATGATGGCGAACTCATATCCAGTCCAGCTTCGCCAGGCAATGTATCGAACTATAACGAATGTACAACATCAGCCACAGAATGGTTGGGCATAACGACAAACA GCGAAGATTGCAGTTATAGTTCGGAGTATGACAATTCAGATAATTATAAAAGTAATCAATATTCTGATGATAATGGCTGTGATTTGGATTTCACGCCAACCGTCCTCCTAAACCCCCATGGAACGAGTGATAGAA TAAGCTGTACGATTTGGGATCAAAgggaaataaaaaaagctcAGATGTCGGTTTTAGAAATATCGTCATGTATAATTGACAATGTTGAATCAATGCCGGAAACGAATGATTACATATACAttggtatatttttttcattgttgCTGTCATTGATACCGTGTTTTTGTCGCCTGTGTGAAGTAACCCTTGACGCAGAAAATCCGAgcgaaataaattattttgatttgccCATGATGTTGTGGGAGAAGGCATCATTTTCTTTTATGGCCATTTTTCGCTTTGCTTTTGGTCATTCACCATGGGAGCGTACAGTGCTGGTGATTGGTTTAATACAACGTATTTGTTTGACACTTgtgttatttatgatttttgctgTGGCCGAGAGAACATTTAAGCAAAG atttttatatgcaaaacTTTTTTCGCATTTAACATCGTCACGTCGGGCTAGAAAGTCGAATTTACCCCATTTTAGATTGAATAaagtgagaaatattaaaacctgGTTAAGTGTTAGATCATATTTAAAA AAAAGAGGACCTCAGCGATCGGTGGACATTATAGTGTCGGCTGCTTTTATCATTACCTTACTATTGTTGGCATTTTTAAGCGTAGAATGGTTGAAAGATTCAGTTCATCTACATTCACATTTGAATTTAGAGGCTCTTATGTGGTCCACAACCATAGGGATATTTCTGTTGCGTTTTATGACTTTAGGCAACAAAATTCATCACAAATATCGCAGTGTTTCTGTGTTGATAACAGAGCAAATTAATTTATACCTGCAG ATTGAAAAGAAACCCAAAAAGAAAGATGAATTAATGGTCTCAAATAGTGTTCTAAAATTAGCTTCTGATCTTCTAAAAGAACTTGAAACACCTTTTAAAATTTCCGGTCTAAGTGCTAATCCATATCTGTTTACCACCATTAAAGTGGTTATACTTTCTGCTTTATCAGGAGTTCTTAGTGAAATGTTGGGCTTTAAGCTTAAActacataaaatcaaaattaaataa